Genomic window (Pseudomonadota bacterium):
GCCACCGCCGAAGGGCGCGTGGATCTCCATGCCCTGCTCGAGGCGCTCGCGAGGCACGGGATCCTCACGCTGCTCGTCGAAGGCGGCCCCGAGCTCTCGAGCTCGTTCGCGAAGGCCGGCCTCGCCGACAGGTTCTCGCTGTTCGTCGCGCCCAAGCTGATAGGTTCCGGGAGAAACTGGATTTCTCTCGCGGACGTCACGCGCGTCGACGACGCCGTCGCGGTCCGCATCGAGGCGGCGACGCGCCTCGGCGGAGATCTGCTCGTCGAGGGCTCGTTCGTCCGCGCAGGGCCTGCTGGGCGCTAGCCTTCCCGCGTCAGGTCGAGCTCCTCGGCGAACCCCCGAAGGTCGGCGCCCCGCTCGTCGTCGCCGAGGTGCAGCTTGCTCAGGCCCGACATCTCGAGCTGCCGGATGCGCTCGCGGGTCAGGTTCATGATCTCGCCGACCTCCTCGAGCGTCACGCCGCCGCGCTCCGCGACGTCGAGCGCGCACGTCTCCGTCATCTCCCAGACCTCGATGTCAGGGAAGTTCAGCTTGATCGAGCCCGTCTCGGGGTTCACGTCGAGGTACAGGTGGTACTTGCAGCTGACGAACGGGCACGGCCGCT
Coding sequences:
- a CDS encoding DNA-binding protein gives rise to the protein MEEAKRLGVELEGDQGDESRRRSTRRKRPVRARTIPIKKMTKEQIRLGQILYPEVEYDRPLTWADCENGERPCPFVSCKYHLYLDVNPETGSIKLNFPDIEVWEMTETCALDVAERGGVTLEEVGEIMNLTRERIRQLEMSGLSKLHLGDDERGADLRGFAEELDLTREG